A region from the Drosophila bipectinata strain 14024-0381.07 chromosome 3R, DbipHiC1v2, whole genome shotgun sequence genome encodes:
- the LOC108129420 gene encoding uncharacterized protein — protein sequence MPNDAIIYSGRYEVGRLRRRRDQRIQDYIFQRSKRTSNPPLECSMWRIAYLTLYLIVFFVVLGFFTAGMAFLVIHFHIPSEKPGELKMPGVCTAPGYYVGDVKHILWSENRPKELGAFRRQMSSLVRPYGIHGATRMLPCNLDDSYGYATGKPCILIKLTQALDFEAVTYNDGITLPDEAPDELYDYIVQLATEDRLNRIWVACEVTSPENLTVSIEYVPFRYFDADALFTRGNVFLNVSSENESGQHFENPGLRRLIGVQFKNLPNNIDIFILCQVWAKNIPLDVGSAKFMMHITAPVPATTEPDYLDGLET from the coding sequence ATGCCAAACGATGCGATAATCTACTCTGGTCGCTATGAAGTTGGGCGCCTCCGTCGCCGGCGGGATCAACGAATTCAGGATTACATTTTCCAGCGATCCAAGCGGACCAGTAATCCCCCCTTAGAGTGCAGTATGTGGCGTATAGCCTATCTAACACTGTACTTGATTGTGTTCTTTGTGGTTCTGGGATTTTTTACCGCCGGAATGGCGTTTCTGGTGATACACTTTCACATTCCCTCGGAAAAGCCCGGAGAGCTGAAAATGCCCGGAGTCTGCACGGCTCCCGGCTACTACGTTGGCGATGTGAAGCACATCCTTTGGTCCGAAAACCGTCCTAAGGAGCTGGGTGCTTTCCGAAGGCAAATGTCCAGCCTAGTTAGGCCCTATGGCATCCATGGTGCCACGCGAATGCTTCCCTGCAACCTAGACGACAGCTATGGATATGCAACCGGCAAACCCTGCATCCTCATAAAGCTCACCCAGGCCCTAGACTTCGAGGCGGTCACCTACAACGACGGAATAACCCTGCCCGATGAAGCCCCGGACGAGCTATACGACTACATAGTGCAACTGGCCACCGAGGACAGACTGAACCGCATCTGGGTGGCTTGCGAGGTGACGTCTCCGGAGAATCTAACCGTCAGTATCGAATATGTACCCTTTCGATATTTTGATGCTGACGCCCTCTTCACCCGGGGTAATGTCTTTCTCAATGTATCCTCGGAAAATGAAAGCGGACAACATTTCGAGAATCCGGGGCTGAGGCGCTTGATCGGAGTTCAGTTTAAAAACCTTCCCAACAACATTGACATCTTCATTCTCTGCCAGGTTTGGGCCAAGAATATCCCGCTAGATGTGGGCTCGGCCAAGTTTATGATGCATATCACTGCCCCAGTGCCAGCAACCACAGAACCCGACTACCTGGACGGCCTGGAAACGTGA
- the LOC108129243 gene encoding sodium/potassium-transporting ATPase subunit beta-1-like, with protein sequence MPEDKMVAAGAYRLKKQFRNEIYRRRDKDMPWQKKILDLDQKKVFGRTAWAWCRIIGYYMFLYGLIAIILSFWYTLFHFVILEKDRPRWLKNAPGMSVFPTNQTTVSYYSNLMSDIVPLANKIDDMLHKLKDDAVEYFSYCNDDELWGFAAGKPCFFIKLNYVYGFTASTYETVNELPKNAPTELEEHVQKFGGVNRIWLTCKTTQGPSPKIEYIPGPYYTVAHPMKGTQRVIAVQLNELAPNTEVFITCKAWARNIPVDLQFNGKGHVKFSILMHEVSKPLLDPVEPITEETAPPKGLKPERLEDFQPNFDLPDIPRPELEPPEGGANVPSLPLTEPSLPDPQEAQRQKLLPDLEQPEGLGDVPSVPPKETPLSAPDDLPPTEPPS encoded by the coding sequence ATGCCCGAGGATAAGATGGTCGCTGCTGGGGCGTACCGGCTCAAGAAGCAGTTCCGGAATGAGATTTACAGGCGGCGGGATAAGGACATGCCATGGCAAAAGAAAATTCTCGATCTGGACCAAAAGAAGGTGTTTGGTAGAACGGCCTGGGCTTGGTGCCGAATAATCGGATACTACATGTTCCTCTATGGTTTGATCGCTATAATCCTAAGTTTCTGGTACACGCTCTTCCACTTCGTGATCCTTGAGAAAGACAGGCCGCGCTGGCTGAAGAATGCTCCGGGGATGTCAGTGTTTCCCACCAACCAGACCACTGTTTCGTACTACAGTAACCTGATGTCTGACATTGTTCCCCTGGCGAACAAAATCGATGATATGCTGCACAAGCTTAAGGACGATGCTGTGGAATATTTTAGTTATTGCAACGACGACGAGTTGTGGGGCTTTGCGGCGGGCAAGCcctgtttttttattaaactgaACTATGTGTACGGCTTTACGGCAAGCACTTACGAAACCGTCAACGAGCTGCCCAAAAATGCTCCGACGGAGCTGGAGGAGCACGTGCAAAAATTTGGCGGAGTAAACAGGATCTGGCTCACGTGCAAAACGACCCAGGGTCCCTCTCCCAAAATTGAATACATCCCGGGTCCGTACTACACCGTTGCGCATCCAATGAAGGGCACACAGAGGGTCATTGCAGTCCAACTAAATGAGTTGGCACCGAATACGGAAGTTTTCATTACCTGCAAAGCCTGGGCTCGAAATATTCCCGTTGACCTACAGTTCAATGGCAAGGGTCACGTCAAGTTCTCGATTTTAATGCATGAAGTCAGTAAGCCGCTATTGGATCCTGTGGAACCCATCACCGAGGAGACCGCTCCTCCAAAAGGACTAAAACCGGAACGCCTGGAGGACTTCCAGCCCAACTTTGATCTACCGGATATACCTCGCCCGGAATTAGAGCCGCCGGAAGGAGGGGCTAATGTGCCAAGCCTACCCCTTACGGAGCCATCGCTGCCTGACCCTCAGGAAGCCCAAAGACAAAAACTCCTTCCTGATTTAGAGCAACCTGAGGGATTGGGTGATGTGCCAAGCGTACCCCCCAAAGAGACACCGCTAAGTGCTCCTGATGACCTTCCACCGACGGAACCTCCCAGTTGA
- the LOC108129398 gene encoding sodium/potassium-transporting ATPase subunit beta-1 has product MPEDVMVPAGSYKVTKQFRSENTVRSKRDMPWSRKVLDLEKKSLFGRTAWAWIRIFLYFLVFYLFLYGFYFIWRTIISSIFMFKDRPRWFKGAPGLSVFPTNETTISYYQHLMSDVYPLADSIDDHMSKLKDNAEDYFEECNNDKLWGYPSGKPCLFVKLNYVMGFIPDTYDTPGSLPVKAPEELSDLIRKYGGAPKIWLTCKVIQGPSPKIEYIPGPYYTVTGEMKGTARIVAVQLNELKPNSKTFIRCTAWAKNIPINHEFNGVGHVKFSIEMLTKTGEKHEADTWRTTVPPYKPDPGTKPVERPEINDLLDKQALPMVEGEVDVPPLPPLEPSVGNPHDGPPKEPPSV; this is encoded by the coding sequence ATGCCGGAAGATGTTATGGTCCCCGCTGGGTCTTACAAGGTGACCAAGCAGTTCCGAAGTGAAAACACTGTTCGGAGCAAGAGGGACATGCCTTGGTCGAGAAAAGTTCTCGATCTGGAAAAGAAGAGCCTGTTTGGAAGGACGGCTTGGGCCTGGATCCGGATTTTCTTGTACTTTTTGGTCTTCTATTTGTTCCTATACGGGTTTTACTTTATATGGCGGACAATTATATCAAGTATCTTCATGTTTAAAGACAGACCACGCTGGTTCAAGGGTGCGCCAGGCTTATCCGTGTTTCCCACTAACGAGACCACTATTTCGTACTACCAGCACTTAATGTCGGACGTTTATCCGCTGGCAGACAGTATCGACGATCACATGTCCAAACTCAAAGACAACGCCGAGGACTATTTCGAAGAATGCAATAACGACAAGTTGTGGGGATATCCGTCGGGCAAGCCCTGTTTATTCGTTAAACTGAACTATGTGATGGGTTTCATTCCGGATACGTATGACACTCCCGGCAGTCTGCCCGTTAAAGCTCCCGAAGAGCTGTCGGATCTTATAAGAAAATATGGCGGCGCCCCTAAGATCTGGCTCACGTGTAAGGTCATCCAAGGGCCAAGTCCTAAAATTGAATATATCCCTGGGCCGTACTACACTGTTACCGGTGAAATGAAGGGTACTGCTAGAATAGTTGCCGTCCAGCTGAATGAATTGAAACCAAATTCAAAAACTTTCATTAGGTGCACGGCTTGGGCAAAAAACATTCCGATCAACCACGAGTTCAATGGTGTGGGTCATGTCAAATTCTCAATTGAAATGCTTACAAAGACCGGCGAGAAACACGAAGCTGATACCTGGCGAACCACCGTTCCTCCTTACAAGCCCGATCCTGGCACTAAACCCGTTGAGCGACCCGAGATTAACGATTTATTGGACAAGCAAGCTCTACCAATGGTAGAAGGAGAAGTGGATGTACCTCCCTTGCCACCGCTGGAACCTTCGGTAGGGAATCCCCACGATGGCCCACCAAAGGAGCCTCCCAGTGTATAA
- the vib gene encoding phosphatidylinositol transfer protein alpha isoform isoform X1 gives MQIKEFRVTLPLTVEEYQVAQLFSVAEASKENTGGGEGIEVLKNEPFDNFPLLGGKYNSGQYTYKIYHLQSKVPAYIRLLAPKGSLEIHEEAWNAYPYCRTIITNPGYMNKNFRVDVYSNHLENDIGFTENVHELTPDKLKVREVIHIDIANDPVLPADYKPEEDPTTYQSKKTGRGPLVGPEWKRHVDPVMTCYKLVTCEFKWFGLQNRVETFIQKSERRLFTNFHRQVFCSTDRWYGLTMDDIRAIEDQTKEELDKARQTGEVRGMRADGD, from the exons ATGCAGATCAAAGAATT CCGAGTGACTTTGCCATTGACTGTGGAAGAG TACCAAGTCGCACAATTATTCTCGGTGGCCGAGGCATCAAAGGAGAACACGGGAGGCGGCGAGGGCATCGAGGTGTTAAAGAACGAACCCTTCGACAACTTTCCCTTGTTAG GTGGCAAATACAATTCCGGTCAATATACATATAAGATCTACCATCTGCAATCAAAAGTTCCAGCGTACATAAGACTACTGGCGCCCAAGGGCTCGTTAGAGATCCACGAGGAAGCTTGGAATGCCTATCCCTATTGTCGGACGATTATCACG AATCCTGGTTAtatgaataaaaattttagaGTAGACGTCTATTCGAACCATTTAGAAAATGATATTGGCTTTACGGAGAAT GTGCACGAGCTGACGCCAGACAAGCTAAAAGTGCGCGAGGTGATACACATCGACATTGCCAACGATCCGGTCTTGCCAGCGGACTACAAGCCCGAGGAGGATCCAACCAC cTATCAGTCAAAGAAAACCGGACGTGGTCCTCTGGTAGGACCTGAATGGAAACGTCACGTTGATCCTGTGATGACCTGCTACAAGCTGGTCACGTGCGAGTTCAAATGGTTCGGCCTGCaaaatagagtagagaccttTATACAAAAATCGGAACGACGCCTTTTTACAAACTTCCATCG GCAAGTTTTCTGTTCAACTGATCGCTGGTACGGTCTGACAATGGACGACATCCGCGCCATCGAGGACCAGACGAAGGAGGAGCTGGACAAGGCGCGGCAGACGGGCGAGGTGCGGGGCATGCGTGCGGACGGCGATTAA
- the vib gene encoding phosphatidylinositol transfer protein alpha isoform isoform X2 produces MQIKEFRVTLPLTVEEYQVAQLFSVAEASKENTGGGEGIEVLKNEPFDNFPLLGGKYNSGQYTYKIYHLQSKVPAYIRLLAPKGSLEIHEEAWNAYPYCRTIITNPKFMKDAFKIIIDTLHVGDAGDSENVHELTPDKLKVREVIHIDIANDPVLPADYKPEEDPTTYQSKKTGRGPLVGPEWKRHVDPVMTCYKLVTCEFKWFGLQNRVETFIQKSERRLFTNFHRQVFCSTDRWYGLTMDDIRAIEDQTKEELDKARQTGEVRGMRADGD; encoded by the exons ATGCAGATCAAAGAATT CCGAGTGACTTTGCCATTGACTGTGGAAGAG TACCAAGTCGCACAATTATTCTCGGTGGCCGAGGCATCAAAGGAGAACACGGGAGGCGGCGAGGGCATCGAGGTGTTAAAGAACGAACCCTTCGACAACTTTCCCTTGTTAG GTGGCAAATACAATTCCGGTCAATATACATATAAGATCTACCATCTGCAATCAAAAGTTCCAGCGTACATAAGACTACTGGCGCCCAAGGGCTCGTTAGAGATCCACGAGGAAGCTTGGAATGCCTATCCCTATTGTCGGACGATTATCACG AATCCCAAATTCATGAAAGATGCTTTCAAAATAATCATCGACACGCTCCACGTCGGTGATGCAGGCGATTCGGAAAAC GTGCACGAGCTGACGCCAGACAAGCTAAAAGTGCGCGAGGTGATACACATCGACATTGCCAACGATCCGGTCTTGCCAGCGGACTACAAGCCCGAGGAGGATCCAACCAC cTATCAGTCAAAGAAAACCGGACGTGGTCCTCTGGTAGGACCTGAATGGAAACGTCACGTTGATCCTGTGATGACCTGCTACAAGCTGGTCACGTGCGAGTTCAAATGGTTCGGCCTGCaaaatagagtagagaccttTATACAAAAATCGGAACGACGCCTTTTTACAAACTTCCATCG GCAAGTTTTCTGTTCAACTGATCGCTGGTACGGTCTGACAATGGACGACATCCGCGCCATCGAGGACCAGACGAAGGAGGAGCTGGACAAGGCGCGGCAGACGGGCGAGGTGCGGGGCATGCGTGCGGACGGCGATTAA